From the genome of Gemmatimonadota bacterium:
CGGGACGGCAAGCCGGTGCGACTCACTCCGATCGAATGGGCGATCCTGCGCGCACTTACCGCAGACCCGGGGCGCGTGTACACACATCAGCAGCTGTTCGATGCAGTCTGGGCCAGAGAGTTTGGCGACGCGCGACAGTACCTCCGGGTACACATAACCAACCTCCGCCGCAAGGTGGAGCGCGACCCCACTCATCCACGCGTCATCATCACCGAGCCTGGTGTCGGTTATAGATTCGGGACCCCGCTGGTCCAGGAATCGGCATAACGGTCAAGTGGAGCGCATGGCGCAGCTTCGCTCGAGCGCGACGATATCGGTCGTGCTGTGGTACGGTTTACTGATACTTGTAACGGTCGTCATGCACCTGACTCGCGAAACTCAGCAGAGCCAGCCGCACGTCGTCCTCATCTACCTCCTCGTCGTACTGGGCGGCAGCCTGAGCGGTGGCCGTCCGCTCGGGTTCACGCTCGCGGCCGCAGCGACCATTCTCATATCGTATTACTTCCAGCCGCCCTTCGACACTTTCTCGCTCACCAAACCGATCGACGCCGTGGTTCTTTCGGCATTCTTCGCCACGGCAGGAACCACGACGTATCTGCTCGTACGTGCACAGGAAGAAGCCGCGCAGGCACGCGCGCGCGCCGAAGAGGTCGAGCGGTTGTCGAACGAAGCAAGCCACGCAGAAGCATTGCGTGAAACCGCGCGCTTCAAGGATGTGCTCCTCGCCTCTGTATCGCACGACCTTCGCACTCCGCTCACCAGCATCAAGGCACTCGCACAGGATGCGGCGGATTCCGGCGATCCGAACGCTGTCATCATCGTTGCACAGACCGAACGGTTGAGCAAGATGGTGGCTCATCTGCTGGACATGTCACGTCTGAATGCGGGCGAATTCCCGGTCAGCATCGAGCTAAATACCGCCGAGGATCTCGTGGGCGCTGCAGTGCTTGAAATGACCGGATCGAATGGCGCCGATCGCATACGTGTCGAGATCGACTACGCAGCACCTGTGCTCATCGGTATGTTCGATTTCGTGGAATCGCTCAGAGTGCTTGTGAATCTCCTCGACAACGCGCTGGTCTATTCTCCTCCGACTTCGCCGGTCATTCTGTCCGCCACTCGCGTTGGTGATTGGCTGCAGCTGAGTGTGTCAGATCGCGGTCCCGGCGTTCCAAGGGTGGACTCCGAACGAATCTTCGAGCCCTTCTATCGTCACACGTCCACCGCGAATGCGGTACACGGTACCGGCCTTGGCCTCGCCATCTCCAAATCGCTGACAGAGGCGCAGGGTGGCCAGTTGATCTACTCCGAACGAAGCGGTGGCGGCAGCGTTTTCACGCTCCGGCTCCGCGCGGTGGGCGCTGCAGACCCTGCAGAACTGCCCGTGGAACAATAGCTGCACATTGCCCGGCAGCGCCCGATCCAGTTCCGATGTATTCTTCGTAACTGGCTTCCTCCCATCAACCACATCCAATAGCATGGCTCACTCACCGGCATTTCTCGCGTTGATTGACTCTGTACATTCATCCGTCCCCGACGTCACCGTGGAGCATACGCGAGCGCGGCTGCGCGCCAACCCCGATCTCAAATTCGTGGATGTTCGCGAAGACAGCGAGTGGGCCGCAGGTCACGCGTCCGGCGCAATCCACATTGGAAAGGGCGTCATCGAACGCGACATCGAAGAGAAGATACCAGACAAGAACGCAGAGTTGATTCTCTATTGCGGTGGCGGCTTTCGATCCGTCCTCGCCGGCGACGCACTCAAGAAGATGGGTTACACCAACGTGTCGTCGATGGCCGGTGGATGGCGGGAATGGAAGGTGGTAGGAGCACCGACTGAACAGCCCTGAGCAACTGCAGGAAAAATCGTTCAGATGCCGGGGTGATCAGATCGATCACCTTGCTATATTGATGGGCCGCTCGACCCATCTCCTCCGCGTTTCGCTCCATTGATTCCGTGATTCTAATAGCCTTGCTCGCTGCCGTATCGCTCGGCAGCACTTCGATCAGCACCGCACGCGCCTCCTCCATCGACGCCTCGTTTCTCGCGACGGCATCGTTTCAGGCTACTGCGCAAAAACCCGCGAAAACCTCCGACTCGACTCGCAGCCACAAGGCTCGCGCGAAGAAGAGCTCCAAGGCGTCCAGGAGTCACTCGGCGGCCGACACGATTCCAAGTAGGAAGGTCCCACCTCAACCAGCGTTCACGGTCACGCCGTTACCGAATTCGCTGCTCCCAAAGAATCGAATCGTCGTGTACTACGGTAACCCGCTCTCCAAAAAGATGGGCGTGCTGGGCGAGTACCCTGAGTCAGTCATGCTGGCGAAGCTGCAACAGGAGGTTCATAACTTCCAGGTCGCGGATCCTGCCACACCGGTGAAGCCTGGGCTGCATCTCATTGTCTCTGTTGCACAGGGATCGCCGGGCAAGAATGGCACGTACCGCTTGCGCATGACCGATTCATTGATCGACCACTGGTGCAAACTCGCGGAGAGCAAGGGATATATCATCTTTCTAGACGTGCAGGTCGGACACAGCACGGTCCAGTCCGAGCTCCAACCACTCATCCCTTATCTCAAACGACCGTACGTGCACCTCGCGCTCGATCCGGAATTTTCGATGCACCACGGATCAGAAGGAGTCGTTCCGGGACGTAAGGTGGGAGTGATGGACGCGGCAGAGATCAATTACGCCATCAAGACCCTGGCTGATATCGTCAAACAGAACAATCTTCCGCCCAAGGTGCTGGTGATTCACCGCTATACGCAGAAGATGGTCACCAACTACCGGGAGATCCGGCCTGTACCCGAAGTTCAGGTCGTGATGAACATGGACGGCTTTGGTCCGCCATGGCTCAAGCGTGATTCATACGACGCTTACGAACGCATGCAGCCGGTTCAGTACACCGGCTTCAAGCTCTTCTATAAGAACGACAAGCCGATGCTGACGCGCGAAGAGGTAGTGAAGCTCAAGCCATCGCCACTCTTCATCACGTTCCAGTAGAGCTCGATCCAGCTCTGGAACGATTGTCCACACTGAATAGGGCGCCCAACGAGGCGCCCTATTTCTTCGTACAATCTTAACACCTGCTTCACCTTACAGACCTCAAAACCTGCTCAACGAGACTCCATGACCAGCAGACGAGACTTCCTGAAAACCGCCGCGATTGGTGCCGTCGCCGCAGCCGGCACTTCGCGGATCGCCAGAGCCGAGTCACTACTGAATCCGTGGAGCAGTGACACAGGCGACCCGATGGCCAATGAGGTCGCGCTCTCCGCAATTCAGGCTGCGAAGGACGCCGGCGCATCCTATTCGGATGCGCGCGTCGGACGCTACCGCCGTCAGTTCATTGCTGCACGCGAGCACCAGATTACCGGAGTCAACGATTCGGAATCTTTCGGGATTGGCGTGCGCGCTCTCGTCAACGGTGCGTGGGGATTCGCGGCGACGCGTGACGTATCGCGCGAGGGAGCGGTCCGCGTCGCGCAACAGGCCGTTAAAGTTGCACGCGCAGCCAGGGCTGTTACACACACGCCCGTCGTGCTCGCACCGACACCCGCCGTCAAAGGTTCCTGGCGCACACCGGTTCAACAGGATCCGATCGACGTTCCGATCGAGGACAAGGTCGCGCTCCTGCTGGCCGCCAATGAGGCGGCCCTCAAGGTTCCCGGGGTTCGCTTCGCCAATTCGGGCCTCGCTCTTCTACGCGAAGAAAAGACGCTCGCCACAACCGATGGAACGCTCATCACGCAGACGTTCGTGCGTGTTGGACCTTCGTTCACGGTCACAGCCATCGGCGATGGTGATTTTCAATCCTACACAGAAGAGATGGCGCCACGCGGCTCGGGCTGGGAATACGTCACGTCGCTCGACATGGTCGGCAACGCGCCAAAGTGGGCAGCGATCGCGGCGGAGAAGCTCACCGCTAAATCAGTGGACGTCGGCCGTTACGATCTCATTCTCGATCCCACGAACCTCTGGCTCACAATACACGAATCGGTTGGTCATCCAACCGAGCTCGACCGTGCGCGCGGTTACGAAGCCAACTATGCGGGAACCAGTTTCGTTGCGCCGCCGGAAAAGATGATCGGCAAGCTCAAGTATGGTTCGCGGTTGATGAACATCCAGGCCGATCGCATACAGCAGGATTCTCTCAGCCGGTGCGCATGGGACGACGAAGGCGTTGCCGCCGAGTCGTGGCTCCTGATCAAGGATGGAATGTTCCATGACTATCAGACAGTACGCGATCAGGCTCCGGCAATTGCATCACTCAATGGAGTGAATCATTCGCATGGCTGCTCCTTCGCCGACTCATGGGATACCGTTCAGTTTCAGCGCATGCCGAACGTATCACTCCTTCCAGGCAATGCAGACACCACGATCGATGACATAATTGCCGACACGGATCGGGGAGTCGTCATCAAGAACCGCGGATCCTGGTCGATCGACCAGCAACGCTACAACTTCCAGTTCTCCGGACAGGTCTTCTACGAAGTCAGGAAGGGCAAGATCACCGGAATGCTGAAGGATGTAGCGTACCAGGCACGCACCCCGGATTTCTGGGGCTCGATGGACATGATCGGTGGCAAACGATCCTACTGGCTCGGCGGCACATTCTCCGACGGAAAGGGCGAGCCCGGACAGTCGAGCTCGGTCAGTCATGGATGTGTGCCAGCAAGATTCCGACAGGTGAACATCATCAACACGGCGAGGAGCGTCTGATGGCCGATACCCTCATGACCCGCGACGCGATGCAGACGCTCGCGAAACGCATTCTCGCAATGAGCAGCGCGGACGAGACCCGCGTCAACATAAGCAGCGACGCCGCTGGCAACACGCGCTTCGCAGCCGGCGACATAACCACGAGCGGCGATACCGAAGACACCGTCATCTCGATCACGAGTACCGTTGGTGGCCGCCGTGCGTCGTCCACAACCAACCTGATGGACGATGCATCGCTCAAGCGTGCAGTGGATACCGCTGAACGCCTCGCCAGGCTTTCACCGCAGGACCCCGAGCTCGTTCCGGAACTCGGACCGCAGCAATACCAGAACGTAGACGCGAGCAACGCAGACGTATCCGATCTCAACGCTGCATCGCGCGCTCACGCAGTGGAGCAACTCATTACCGCTGCACGCGCGCCAGGCGGCGCAATGCCAATAGATCCAGCAACTCTCTTCGTTGCTGGATTTCTTGAAGCCAGAAGCGGAGCGCGCGGCGTTGCCACATCGAAAGGCCTGTTCGCATATCACGCCAGCACCGACGTATCGCTGTCGTGCACGGCCAGAACGCCCGACGGCACTGGTTCAGGTTACGCGTCCGCAGGTGGCCGTGCCTGGACGGCAGTCGACCCCGGCGCGCTCGGCAGACGCGCAGCACAGAAAGCGCTGGCATCACGTAATCCCGTCGCGATCGAGCCTGGTCGTTACACCGTCATTCTCGAGCCACGCGCTGTTGCGGACTTCATCCCCGGACTCATGGGCTCGCTCAATGCGCGCTCTGCCGACGAAGGCCGCAGCGCATTCTCGAAGAAGGGCGGAGGCACGAAACTCGGCGAGAAGATCGTGGACGAGCGCATCACGATGCTCTCCGATCCCTTCGACCCCGACCTGCGCGGCCAACCGTTCGACAGCGACGGCCTCCCACTCAAGCGCGTCGTCTGGATCGAGAACGGTGTCCTCAAGAACCTCGCGTATTCACGCTTCTGGGCCACAAAGAAGGGTGTGGAACCGACAGGCGGTGGCGGCGGTGGATTCGGTCGCAACCCTGCTGGACTTAAGCTGGCTGGCGGAACAAAGTCGGTCGACGAGCTCATTGCCGGAACAGACCGCGGCGTTCTCGTCACCCACTTCTTCTACATACGCTCGCTCGACCAACGTACCGTTCTCCTGACAGGGCTCACACGTGACGGCACGTTTCTCATCGAGAACGGCAAGATCACCAAGAGCATCAAGAATTTCCGCTGGAACGACAGCCCGCTTCTATCACTTGCACGCCTTGCCGACATCGGCAAGGCAGAACCGGTCGAGGCAGGACTCGTAATGCCATCGTTGAAGATCAACGATTTCACATTCTCGTCGCTCTCCGACGCCGTGTAATCAGGACGTCGTCATTCCCGCGAACGCGGGAATCCATGTTACATGATGTCATAATCAAACCCCTGCACGGACCGTGTCCGTGCAGGGGTTTTCATTTCTCCGGCGTCTTTTCCGATCGCGGCCGCACTGCAAGATCCGCTGCCAGCCACACGAGCCGGGAAATCGGATACAATGCAATCGGAAGAATGATCATCGCTGCCACGAGTCCGTACTGAAGTAGATCCCATGGTACACGCGGATACGTCAGTACCAGCACCCCCAAAAACCCAACGGCAAAAATGATGAAACACAACGTGATGTTGAGCAGCATCCCGCCGATGTAGTAATCGCTTTCCTCGCCCCGCTCGAGTGCAATTCCACACGTCGGGCAGTGCGTTCGAAGATGAAACCAATCCTTCAACACCGGCCCGCCGCCACAGTTGGGACACCGCAGAATCAATGCTCGTCCAACCATTCGAGCCGCGGTACCGAATCCCGGCCAGGACAACCCTTCCGACTCACCCATTTGTGACAACGCTCACCTAGTATAGATACGTCTAATGCTAATATCCGGCCGCGACGGGATCTGGCCGTCTTCGACCAGGTCCATCGAGCCTACCGCCTCATCGCATCAATGCCCATTTTGGGTAGCATGAATTCACAACTCCGCCGTTGCCTGACGACGCTCACGGCAGCTCTCATATCTGTCGCACTTCCTGCCTCCGCTTCATCCCAGGGAACGTTCGTCGCACGTACGGTCGCCCCCAATTCGGGTGAACAACGGCATCTCGTCAACATCCGGCAGCTCACAAACGGTGGCGAGAACGCAGAAGCCTATTTCAGCGCTGACAGCAAGCGGCTCATTTTCCAGAGTACGCGCGACGGACGGACGTGCGACCAGCAATACATCATGAACACCGATGGCACCGGCGTTCACCGGGTATCGAACGGCAAGGGAAAGACGACCTGCGGCTATTTCATGGATGGCGATCGACGCATCTTCTTCGCGTCCAGCAGCGCGGTGGATACCGCCTGCACCCCGCGCCCCGATCCTTCCAAGGGGTACGTCTGGCGCCTGGATCCATACGACATCTACACCGCCAATCCCGACGGATCGAACCTCAAGCGTCTCACCAGGTACGGCGTCTACACCGCCGAAGGCGTCCTTTCGCCCGATGGCAAGCGGATCGTGTTCACATCGCTGAAGGACGGCGACCTCGACATCTACACGATGAACGCAGACGGAACCAACGTCAAACAGCTCACTCACGCCCAGGGCTACGACGGTGGCCCGTGGTGGTCGCCTGACGGAACGAAGATCGTGTACCGCGCCTTCCATCCAACCAGCCCAAAGGATATTGCCGACTACAAGTCGCTACTCGCCCAGCGT
Proteins encoded in this window:
- a CDS encoding TldD/PmbA family protein codes for the protein MADTLMTRDAMQTLAKRILAMSSADETRVNISSDAAGNTRFAAGDITTSGDTEDTVISITSTVGGRRASSTTNLMDDASLKRAVDTAERLARLSPQDPELVPELGPQQYQNVDASNADVSDLNAASRAHAVEQLITAARAPGGAMPIDPATLFVAGFLEARSGARGVATSKGLFAYHASTDVSLSCTARTPDGTGSGYASAGGRAWTAVDPGALGRRAAQKALASRNPVAIEPGRYTVILEPRAVADFIPGLMGSLNARSADEGRSAFSKKGGGTKLGEKIVDERITMLSDPFDPDLRGQPFDSDGLPLKRVVWIENGVLKNLAYSRFWATKKGVEPTGGGGGGFGRNPAGLKLAGGTKSVDELIAGTDRGVLVTHFFYIRSLDQRTVLLTGLTRDGTFLIENGKITKSIKNFRWNDSPLLSLARLADIGKAEPVEAGLVMPSLKINDFTFSSLSDAV
- a CDS encoding TldD/PmbA family protein, coding for MTSRRDFLKTAAIGAVAAAGTSRIARAESLLNPWSSDTGDPMANEVALSAIQAAKDAGASYSDARVGRYRRQFIAAREHQITGVNDSESFGIGVRALVNGAWGFAATRDVSREGAVRVAQQAVKVARAARAVTHTPVVLAPTPAVKGSWRTPVQQDPIDVPIEDKVALLLAANEAALKVPGVRFANSGLALLREEKTLATTDGTLITQTFVRVGPSFTVTAIGDGDFQSYTEEMAPRGSGWEYVTSLDMVGNAPKWAAIAAEKLTAKSVDVGRYDLILDPTNLWLTIHESVGHPTELDRARGYEANYAGTSFVAPPEKMIGKLKYGSRLMNIQADRIQQDSLSRCAWDDEGVAAESWLLIKDGMFHDYQTVRDQAPAIASLNGVNHSHGCSFADSWDTVQFQRMPNVSLLPGNADTTIDDIIADTDRGVVIKNRGSWSIDQQRYNFQFSGQVFYEVRKGKITGMLKDVAYQARTPDFWGSMDMIGGKRSYWLGGTFSDGKGEPGQSSSVSHGCVPARFRQVNIINTARSV
- a CDS encoding rhodanese-like domain-containing protein — translated: MAHSPAFLALIDSVHSSVPDVTVEHTRARLRANPDLKFVDVREDSEWAAGHASGAIHIGKGVIERDIEEKIPDKNAELILYCGGGFRSVLAGDALKKMGYTNVSSMAGGWREWKVVGAPTEQP
- a CDS encoding ATP-binding protein, with translation MAQLRSSATISVVLWYGLLILVTVVMHLTRETQQSQPHVVLIYLLVVLGGSLSGGRPLGFTLAAAATILISYYFQPPFDTFSLTKPIDAVVLSAFFATAGTTTYLLVRAQEEAAQARARAEEVERLSNEASHAEALRETARFKDVLLASVSHDLRTPLTSIKALAQDAADSGDPNAVIIVAQTERLSKMVAHLLDMSRLNAGEFPVSIELNTAEDLVGAAVLEMTGSNGADRIRVEIDYAAPVLIGMFDFVESLRVLVNLLDNALVYSPPTSPVILSATRVGDWLQLSVSDRGPGVPRVDSERIFEPFYRHTSTANAVHGTGLGLAISKSLTEAQGGQLIYSERSGGGSVFTLRLRAVGAADPAELPVEQ